From the genome of Pirellulales bacterium, one region includes:
- a CDS encoding AAA family ATPase, whose translation MLADDDVQAVHKLNEAYRRLIGELGRVIVGQQNVIEELLIAMFARGHCLLVGVPGLAKTLLIRTLADTLSLKFSRIQFTPDLMPSDITGTEVIQEDKASGVRQFKFLAGPIFANVILADEINRTPPKTQAALLEAMQEHQVTVGGTRHPLAEPFFVLATQNPIEQEGTYPLPEAQLDRFMFNTFVDYPDEDEELEIVRRTTADTIPNLAATLSADDILSMQSIVRRVPVADHVARYALRFTRLTRREKGEVPQFVKDYVSWGAGPRASQYLVLGAKARAILHGRYHAECEDVRAVVAPVLRHRIVTNFNAEAEGIKTDDIVRKLIEIVPESDLEAAAGGRVSEVFRSADAG comes from the coding sequence ATGCTTGCAGACGATGATGTCCAGGCTGTCCATAAATTGAACGAAGCCTATCGCCGGCTGATCGGCGAGTTGGGCCGCGTGATCGTCGGCCAGCAAAATGTGATCGAAGAGTTGCTGATCGCGATGTTCGCCAGGGGACATTGCCTGCTGGTGGGTGTGCCTGGGCTGGCCAAGACTCTGTTGATTCGCACGCTGGCGGATACCTTGTCGCTTAAGTTCAGCCGCATCCAGTTCACGCCGGACTTGATGCCCTCGGACATAACCGGCACCGAGGTTATCCAGGAAGACAAAGCTTCGGGGGTGCGACAGTTCAAGTTTCTTGCCGGACCGATTTTTGCCAATGTGATCCTGGCCGACGAGATCAACCGCACGCCCCCCAAGACGCAGGCGGCGCTACTGGAAGCCATGCAAGAGCATCAGGTGACCGTCGGCGGCACGAGGCACCCACTCGCAGAGCCGTTCTTTGTGCTGGCCACACAGAATCCAATCGAGCAGGAGGGAACGTATCCTCTGCCTGAGGCGCAGCTCGATCGATTCATGTTCAATACGTTTGTCGATTACCCGGACGAAGACGAGGAGCTGGAAATCGTGCGCCGCACAACGGCCGATACGATACCCAACCTGGCCGCGACCCTGTCGGCCGACGATATTCTGTCGATGCAGAGTATCGTGCGGCGTGTACCCGTGGCCGATCACGTGGCGCGTTATGCGCTCCGCTTTACGAGGCTCACGCGGCGTGAGAAGGGGGAAGTGCCACAATTCGTCAAGGATTATGTCAGCTGGGGCGCCGGCCCGCGTGCAAGCCAATATCTGGTGTTGGGGGCAAAGGCGCGGGCAATATTGCACGGCCGGTATCATGCCGAGTGCGAAGACGTGCGAGCGGTTGTCGCGCCGGTATTGCGGCATCGCATCGTGACCAACTTCAACGCCGAAGCCGAGGGCATCAAGACCGATGATATCGTTCGCAAGTTGATCGAAATTGTTCCGGAGTCCGATCTGGAGGCCGCCGCCGGTGGACGAGTATCAGAAGTATTTAGATCCGCAGATGCTGGCTAG
- a CDS encoding DUF58 domain-containing protein, with product MDEYQKYLDPQMLASLHGLELRARRIVEGYVAGMHRSPYHGFSVEFAEHREYVPGDDLRYVDWKVFAKTDKIYLKQYEEETNLVCYLLLDTSESMRYKSDQAALSKLEYAQCIAASLAYLILHQQDSVGLVTFDQEIRTLLRPSGNASHLKQMIHVMDEARAERKTATGPIFHDLAERLKKRGIVVILSDLFDDVSAMMAGLKHFRHRRHEVVVFHVLDPAEIEFPFQQATLFKGLEQLPEVLSDPRALRRAYLTEFGAFTRQVQQGCRAQRADYVQMRTDQTLDVALSAYLSARLTRAG from the coding sequence GTGGACGAGTATCAGAAGTATTTAGATCCGCAGATGCTGGCTAGTTTGCACGGCCTGGAGCTGCGCGCCCGACGCATTGTCGAAGGGTACGTGGCCGGCATGCACCGCAGCCCATACCACGGCTTCTCGGTCGAATTTGCTGAGCACCGCGAGTACGTGCCGGGGGATGATCTGCGCTATGTCGATTGGAAAGTTTTCGCCAAGACGGACAAGATCTATCTCAAGCAATACGAAGAAGAAACCAATCTCGTTTGCTACTTGCTGCTCGACACTAGCGAAAGCATGCGCTACAAGAGCGATCAGGCCGCGCTCAGCAAGCTGGAATATGCGCAGTGTATTGCCGCCTCCCTGGCGTACCTGATTTTGCACCAGCAAGACAGCGTGGGGCTTGTGACGTTCGATCAAGAGATTCGCACCCTATTACGACCCAGCGGTAATGCCTCGCATCTGAAGCAGATGATCCACGTAATGGACGAGGCCCGGGCCGAACGAAAGACGGCTACGGGACCGATCTTTCACGACCTCGCCGAGCGATTGAAAAAGCGCGGCATTGTCGTAATTCTCAGTGATTTGTTTGATGACGTGTCGGCCATGATGGCGGGTTTGAAGCACTTCCGGCACCGCCGTCACGAAGTGGTGGTGTTCCACGTGCTGGATCCGGCCGAAATCGAGTTCCCCTTTCAACAGGCGACGTTATTCAAGGGCTTGGAGCAACTGCCCGAGGTTTTGAGTGATCCGCGTGCCCTGCGGCGGGCCTATCTAACCGAATTTGGAGCCTTCACCCGCCAGGTCCAACAAGGATGCCGGGCGCAGCGGGCCGACTACGTGCAAATGCGGACCGATCAGACTCTGGACGTTGCCCTGTCGGCCTACTTGTCGGCGCGGTTGACACGTGCTGGCTGA
- a CDS encoding BatA domain-containing protein, whose amino-acid sequence MREDLTLLGLWVHPAMFGWLVAAAAPVLIHLLSRRRYREVQWAAMQYLLAAVRKNSRRIRIENWLLLAVRTALVLLVVLAVAEPMLERTGLVTRTGQPTHKVLVLDASYSMAYKPNDRTRFERAKQRAEQIVRESNQGDGFTLVLMADPPQVIVGTPSLAPLDFTSEIAGTKVTDSGADVAATLVQIERILQTARRENTRLAHEQIFFLTDLGRNSWAPDLSAAAAAEFRERSVRLGESAALTIVDLGQPDAENLAVEQLRLLDAIVTVDQETSLAGEIRNFGRQPKPRQTVELFIDGERRGERQVDVPPGGRATVSFPCRFDAAGEHSLELRMMPDQLDVDNHRFLALPVKDQVRVLCVDGHPTGGRFKSATDFLSAALAPPAGQQSNTRVRPETVTESALLDNDLTQYDCVFICNVAQFTEREARVLRSYLNFGGGLVFFLGDQVLAESYNRQLATRGRDDRHVLPAQLLQPVEEAHYGLDPLGYRHAIVDVFRDAEQAGLLTTPVHKYFKLAVDSQSRAQVAVAVDNGDPFIVDEPIGRGRSMLVATSADVSWTAMPMWPSYVPIVQELLMLAVRGQFQEHNSIVGQPFGAMLPRGPVQAVAVQLPSGETKRAAVRPDGADRSWTFADTMASGVFRAQVIGAGAKGAVDRVFAVNVNTAESDLEQVSPEELSKDVWPGVRYFHRTNVRDADTVDDEIIVRSRLHLWLLMAAMALLLVESFLNWFTGRYAV is encoded by the coding sequence ATGCGAGAGGATCTGACTTTACTCGGCTTATGGGTTCATCCGGCCATGTTTGGCTGGCTGGTCGCTGCTGCTGCGCCCGTGCTGATCCATCTGCTAAGTCGGCGAAGATATCGCGAAGTTCAATGGGCGGCCATGCAGTATCTGCTCGCCGCGGTACGTAAGAACTCACGACGCATCCGCATCGAGAATTGGCTCCTGCTGGCCGTGCGCACGGCATTGGTGCTGTTAGTCGTGCTGGCCGTCGCCGAACCAATGCTCGAGCGCACCGGACTGGTGACACGTACCGGCCAACCGACGCATAAGGTACTGGTGCTCGATGCCTCGTACTCGATGGCCTATAAACCCAACGATCGCACGCGTTTCGAGCGCGCCAAACAGCGTGCCGAGCAGATCGTGCGCGAGAGCAACCAGGGGGACGGTTTCACGTTGGTGCTGATGGCCGATCCGCCGCAGGTGATTGTCGGCACGCCGTCGCTTGCTCCGCTGGACTTCACGAGCGAGATCGCCGGCACCAAAGTCACGGACAGTGGCGCCGACGTGGCAGCCACGCTAGTTCAAATCGAACGGATCCTTCAAACGGCCCGCCGTGAAAACACGCGCCTCGCGCACGAACAGATATTCTTTCTCACGGACCTTGGCCGTAACAGCTGGGCCCCTGACCTTAGTGCCGCCGCAGCGGCGGAGTTCCGCGAGCGCAGCGTTCGATTGGGAGAATCCGCAGCACTTACCATCGTCGATCTTGGCCAGCCGGATGCCGAGAATCTGGCCGTCGAGCAACTACGGCTCCTGGATGCGATCGTGACAGTGGACCAAGAAACGTCTCTGGCCGGAGAGATCCGCAATTTTGGTCGTCAGCCCAAGCCGCGGCAGACCGTTGAATTGTTCATTGATGGCGAGCGCCGCGGCGAACGTCAGGTCGACGTGCCGCCCGGAGGCCGAGCGACGGTCAGTTTCCCTTGTCGCTTCGATGCAGCCGGCGAGCACTCGCTTGAATTGCGGATGATGCCCGACCAGTTAGACGTGGACAATCACCGTTTTCTCGCGCTGCCCGTCAAGGACCAAGTGCGCGTGTTATGCGTGGATGGGCATCCCACCGGAGGTCGATTCAAATCCGCAACGGACTTTCTGAGCGCGGCTTTGGCGCCCCCTGCAGGACAACAGAGTAATACGCGCGTACGTCCCGAGACCGTCACGGAAAGTGCGCTTTTGGACAACGATCTGACACAATACGACTGCGTGTTCATTTGTAATGTCGCGCAGTTTACCGAGCGCGAGGCACGCGTGCTGCGTTCCTATCTGAACTTTGGTGGTGGCCTGGTTTTCTTCCTGGGGGACCAGGTCCTGGCTGAGAGCTACAACCGCCAGTTGGCGACGCGGGGCCGGGATGATCGGCACGTCTTGCCGGCCCAACTGCTGCAACCGGTTGAAGAGGCGCACTACGGACTCGATCCGCTCGGTTATCGGCACGCAATCGTCGACGTCTTTCGCGATGCCGAGCAGGCTGGCTTGCTGACCACGCCGGTACACAAATATTTTAAGCTCGCCGTGGACAGTCAGTCGCGCGCCCAGGTGGCCGTGGCCGTCGACAATGGCGATCCCTTCATTGTCGACGAACCGATTGGTCGTGGGCGATCCATGTTGGTTGCGACCTCGGCCGATGTTTCTTGGACTGCGATGCCCATGTGGCCCAGCTACGTGCCGATCGTGCAGGAACTGCTGATGCTGGCTGTTCGAGGACAGTTCCAGGAGCATAATTCGATCGTCGGCCAGCCCTTCGGAGCGATGCTGCCGCGCGGTCCGGTTCAGGCGGTGGCCGTGCAATTACCATCGGGCGAGACGAAACGTGCCGCCGTCCGGCCCGACGGCGCCGATCGCTCGTGGACGTTCGCCGACACAATGGCCAGCGGTGTATTTCGTGCTCAGGTCATAGGTGCCGGCGCAAAGGGGGCTGTAGATCGAGTGTTCGCCGTCAACGTGAACACCGCTGAAAGTGATCTCGAACAAGTATCTCCCGAAGAGCTATCGAAGGACGTCTGGCCTGGCGTGCGATATTTTCATCGCACGAATGTGCGCGATGCGGATACCGTCGACGACGAGATCATCGTTCGCAGCCGTTTGCATTTGTGGTTGCTCATGGCGGCGATGGCCCTGTTGTTGGTCGAAAGCTTCTTGAATTGGTTTACGGGGCGTTACGCCGTATGA
- a CDS encoding vWA domain-containing protein has translation MRGTLPTWLEPFLGLDAAEPGEGAVWRFDFHWPWPAWATLLMAVGVVGWIVTFYLREAGTARRATRTGLIALRLTTVAILCFMITQAALSLERTGLPYLVIAIDDSASMSIVDRYDDPQTNSLAEREVRSAGFDKATRLNLAKSLLLADQGDLLREAARRHKLRLYFVSDTARAEPDDLAGLLDRIRAMEPTGQSTRLGQGLRSILNDLRGAPPSAIVLFSDGINTDGESLGDAATHARRKGVPLFTVGLGNQRPNRDLIVSDLLVDDVVFVDDMVNFEFKLTGFGFSQKRVEVVLREKGSPAPLAKITATVGPDGEAHKVVIPYRPTAIGDFEYIVEVPGLPDEAQADNNRQERLISVRKDQIRVLLAQAYPNYEFRYLKHLLERDSTIELHTVLQEADPAYAEIDQSALRSFPVRRDELFKYDVVIFGDLNPSLIGAGVMRNLADFVTEKGGGMVFISGPRYTPLAYRNTPLQALFPLEFEGATVGKPIVGREEGFQAAPTDLGLASPTMQLGDTPAQTREIWSKLPSLFWMLEVSKLKPAVRVLAEHASRSGDEGAKLPVICLQYVGAGKVLFHAVDATWRWRYRVGDVFFARYWVQTIRYLSRAKLLGKDRSATLTTDRHEYHRGEPVTLRVRFTDERLAPVEDDGVSVMIEQQGGKNERLQLQRLSSGRGVFEGSLVDLAEGRYHAWIAAPTLEGSAPATDFMVASAGGEFERIEADFALLQSVSADTKGQHFTLGTVGQLKRSLPGGRQVPIETLRPIELWNRWPLVLALVTLLVIEWLLRKRYAMV, from the coding sequence ATGAGAGGAACTCTGCCAACCTGGCTAGAACCATTTCTTGGCCTCGATGCGGCCGAGCCGGGCGAAGGTGCGGTCTGGCGGTTCGACTTTCACTGGCCTTGGCCTGCCTGGGCAACGCTGTTGATGGCCGTCGGCGTAGTCGGGTGGATTGTGACGTTCTACCTACGCGAGGCTGGCACGGCGCGCCGCGCGACGCGCACCGGGCTGATCGCGCTTCGATTAACAACAGTCGCCATTCTCTGCTTTATGATCACGCAAGCGGCCCTTTCGCTTGAGCGTACGGGGTTACCCTACCTCGTAATCGCCATCGACGATTCAGCGAGCATGAGTATCGTCGACCGATATGACGATCCGCAGACCAACTCGCTCGCCGAGCGCGAAGTGCGCAGCGCCGGATTCGATAAGGCCACACGTTTGAATCTCGCTAAATCATTGTTGTTGGCCGACCAGGGCGACCTGCTGCGTGAGGCGGCGCGACGGCACAAGCTGAGATTGTATTTTGTCTCGGACACTGCGCGTGCCGAGCCTGATGATCTGGCCGGTTTGCTCGATCGTATCCGCGCGATGGAACCGACGGGCCAAAGCACGCGCTTGGGCCAGGGGCTGCGGAGCATTCTTAACGATTTGCGCGGAGCGCCACCATCGGCGATCGTGCTGTTCAGTGATGGCATCAACACCGATGGCGAGTCGCTCGGCGACGCGGCCACTCATGCCCGTCGCAAGGGGGTTCCGCTCTTTACTGTGGGGCTAGGCAACCAGCGGCCCAATCGCGACCTGATCGTGAGCGACCTGTTGGTTGACGACGTGGTGTTCGTTGACGACATGGTGAATTTTGAATTCAAGCTCACTGGTTTCGGCTTTTCACAAAAGCGCGTCGAAGTTGTGCTTCGCGAAAAGGGCAGCCCCGCGCCGCTGGCCAAGATCACTGCCACGGTAGGGCCGGATGGAGAAGCGCACAAAGTCGTGATTCCGTATCGGCCAACGGCCATTGGGGATTTCGAATACATCGTCGAAGTGCCCGGCCTGCCGGACGAAGCACAGGCGGACAACAACCGCCAAGAGCGGCTGATTAGCGTGCGCAAAGACCAAATTCGCGTATTGCTGGCGCAGGCCTATCCGAATTACGAGTTTCGTTACCTGAAGCACCTCTTGGAGCGCGATTCCACCATTGAGTTACATACCGTGTTGCAGGAAGCTGATCCCGCCTACGCCGAGATCGACCAGTCGGCGCTGCGTTCATTTCCCGTGCGGCGTGACGAGCTCTTCAAATATGACGTGGTCATATTCGGCGACCTCAATCCCTCGCTGATCGGTGCAGGCGTGATGCGCAATCTGGCGGATTTTGTGACCGAAAAAGGGGGCGGCATGGTGTTTATCTCCGGGCCGCGATACACCCCCTTGGCGTATCGCAACACGCCACTGCAGGCGCTCTTTCCGTTGGAGTTCGAGGGGGCCACGGTCGGCAAGCCCATCGTCGGCCGTGAAGAGGGATTTCAGGCGGCTCCCACAGATCTGGGCCTGGCCAGTCCAACGATGCAACTCGGCGATACTCCCGCGCAAACTCGTGAGATTTGGAGCAAATTGCCGTCCCTGTTTTGGATGCTTGAAGTCTCGAAGCTTAAGCCTGCCGTGCGTGTGTTGGCCGAGCACGCCTCTCGCTCGGGCGATGAGGGCGCCAAGCTGCCGGTCATTTGTCTGCAATACGTTGGCGCCGGCAAGGTCCTGTTTCACGCCGTCGATGCCACCTGGCGCTGGCGCTATCGCGTGGGAGACGTGTTCTTTGCACGTTATTGGGTACAAACAATCCGTTATTTGAGCCGCGCCAAGTTGCTGGGCAAGGATCGTTCGGCCACGTTGACGACCGATCGGCACGAGTACCATCGGGGTGAGCCCGTCACATTGCGCGTGCGATTCACCGACGAACGGCTGGCCCCAGTCGAGGATGACGGCGTCAGCGTGATGATTGAGCAACAGGGGGGCAAGAACGAACGACTGCAATTGCAGCGGCTCTCTTCGGGGCGCGGTGTCTTCGAGGGTTCTCTCGTGGATCTTGCCGAGGGACGATACCACGCCTGGATCGCCGCACCGACGCTCGAAGGGAGCGCGCCGGCCACGGACTTCATGGTGGCGTCTGCTGGCGGCGAATTTGAACGGATCGAGGCCGATTTTGCACTTCTTCAAAGTGTCAGTGCGGATACCAAGGGCCAGCACTTTACGCTCGGCACTGTGGGGCAACTGAAACGATCGTTGCCTGGCGGCAGGCAGGTGCCGATCGAGACTTTGCGGCCGATCGAACTTTGGAACCGCTGGCCGCTGGTGCTGGCACTCGTGACGCTATTGGTAATCGAATGGCTGCTGCGGAAACGGTATGCGATGGTATAA
- a CDS encoding prenyltransferase/squalene oxidase repeat-containing protein, with translation MKENLRQGVIAVFVASALLATLGNMLVAADRDDDSDRSGVELMTPATLHAVDRGLAYLSKRQQDNGSLGSGGWSHNVAVCALAGLSFVASGSTPEEGPYGKDVARAVDFILENTGDEGFIHVPDDTGHGPMYGHGFATLFLSETYGMTKRADVREKLAKAVNLIVDTQNAEGGWRYQPQRRDADISVTICQVMALRSARNAGLYVPHTTIERCIEYVKRSQNADGGFMYMLQGGPSAFPRSAAGVVALYSAGIYDGPAIKGGLSYLMESLPRGNILARDSHYFYGHYYAVQAMWHSGGDRWRQWYPAIRDELLARQRDDGSWMDSICPEYGSAMACIILQMPTNYLPIFQR, from the coding sequence GTGAAAGAAAATCTTCGACAAGGAGTCATTGCGGTTTTTGTTGCGAGCGCGCTTTTGGCGACACTCGGTAATATGCTGGTCGCCGCTGATCGCGATGACGACTCTGACCGCAGCGGTGTCGAGTTGATGACCCCCGCAACGCTGCACGCCGTTGATCGCGGACTGGCATATCTTTCCAAGCGGCAGCAAGACAACGGCTCGCTCGGATCTGGAGGCTGGAGCCACAACGTTGCCGTTTGTGCCCTTGCAGGACTCTCGTTCGTCGCATCGGGCAGCACGCCGGAAGAAGGACCCTACGGGAAGGATGTCGCGCGTGCCGTCGATTTCATTCTCGAAAACACGGGAGACGAAGGCTTCATCCACGTGCCGGATGATACCGGGCATGGCCCCATGTATGGTCACGGGTTTGCGACACTGTTTTTGTCTGAGACATACGGCATGACAAAACGCGCCGACGTGCGCGAGAAGCTGGCCAAGGCCGTTAATTTAATCGTTGATACGCAGAACGCCGAAGGGGGGTGGCGCTATCAACCTCAACGTCGCGACGCGGACATATCGGTGACAATATGCCAGGTGATGGCACTCCGCTCGGCCCGTAATGCGGGACTGTATGTGCCGCATACGACGATCGAGCGCTGCATCGAGTACGTCAAGCGCAGCCAGAACGCCGACGGCGGGTTCATGTACATGTTGCAGGGAGGTCCGAGCGCATTCCCACGATCGGCGGCCGGAGTGGTCGCTTTGTACAGCGCCGGTATTTACGATGGGCCGGCAATCAAAGGTGGTTTGAGCTACCTGATGGAGAGCCTGCCACGCGGCAACATTTTGGCCCGTGACAGCCATTATTTCTATGGCCACTACTACGCGGTTCAGGCAATGTGGCACTCCGGCGGCGATCGTTGGCGGCAGTGGTATCCGGCGATACGCGACGAATTGCTCGCACGGCAACGGGACGATGGTTCGTGGATGGACTCGATCTGCCCGGAGTACGGGAGTGCCATGGCCTGCATCATTTTGCAGATGCCGACAAACTATCTGCCCATTTTCCAGCGCTAA
- a CDS encoding DUF983 domain-containing protein, translating to MSLWKRLARTLRLRCPRCGQGRLFSGWFTMPKECEACGLHYEREPGYFIGSIYFNYGVTAVIVTAAALSLMMFTHVSERTLLLTLAPFCVLFPLWFFRYARALWMAWDHFADPPPEQAQKSR from the coding sequence ATGAGCCTCTGGAAGCGTCTGGCAAGGACGTTGCGACTGCGCTGCCCTCGCTGCGGACAGGGCCGGCTGTTTTCGGGCTGGTTCACCATGCCCAAGGAATGCGAAGCCTGCGGCCTGCATTACGAGCGCGAACCGGGCTATTTCATCGGTTCGATCTATTTCAATTACGGCGTAACTGCCGTCATCGTAACCGCGGCGGCATTGTCGCTAATGATGTTCACGCACGTCTCAGAGCGGACTTTATTGTTGACGTTGGCCCCGTTCTGCGTGCTGTTTCCGCTGTGGTTCTTTCGCTACGCACGCGCCCTGTGGATGGCCTGGGATCACTTCGCCGATCCACCGCCCGAGCAGGCGCAAAAGTCGAGGTAG
- a CDS encoding PQQ-binding-like beta-propeller repeat protein, with the protein MNIGFACRTTWLVIAGAWLSLWLIVADSCQAQAFFYSFTTRFELSDAIEVPQADADTRARLEQAKAFVADRQWDEAIETFRQVMESAPGRVIAAGDRRFVSVREFCHMLIVALPADAVDLYRSRVDPQAKHLFDEAIARHDTAALCRVADQFFASASGDDALLALGDLALERGEHGQARAWYEKLIETPPQTVPSAPFEKSMVDGQITAEQRVQVEYWYPPDSAEPPAAYVLRRDESLDDTTRLTLVDFWRDRGLTAGRLAYPRSDLDLAGVRARLVLVSILEGSLERARGELAGFQSIHATATGRLGGLDVNYAEALTAMLAAAPSWPATAVDREWPTFAGAMSRCKVAPVAFEPYTPLWAEPVVLPKAPATDSSYPSPRVAETKNELLSYHPIVVGNLVLVDTQNEVRAYDLHTGKPAWGNDAVIYRPGEPVSERSHGTPSTLGVARFTLTAQAGHLYARLGDPLTTRPEDNSIYHQPSYLVGLDLGGEGRLVWPPIRLEDKWSFEGTPVTDGRHIYVAVRHGTRPQSHVACYDARTGHQLWRQFVASAETPARGQSGECTHNLLTLVDGMIFVNTNLGAVAALSAENGRPAWIVRYPRAKKGDLNQRATHFYRDLTPCLYDRGRLIVAPSDCQSILAYDAATGLLLWETSLAKDVIHLLGVAGEALWGSGEKLWRINVSTGKVSYPWPEGPMPKGFGRGILAGTKVYWPTPQSIHVFDQRTGEESAPIELESRGIPSGNLVAAGEFLLIAGSERLTALGPTRSSAAPKAMRAIEESLPRKDVRAISQPRKSPNVN; encoded by the coding sequence GTGAATATTGGTTTCGCATGCCGGACAACATGGTTGGTAATTGCCGGCGCGTGGCTGTCGCTGTGGCTGATAGTCGCGGATTCATGCCAGGCTCAAGCGTTCTTCTATAGTTTTACGACCCGCTTCGAGCTTTCCGACGCGATCGAGGTGCCGCAAGCCGATGCCGACACGCGCGCCCGCTTAGAGCAAGCCAAGGCATTTGTCGCCGACCGCCAATGGGACGAAGCGATCGAGACATTTCGACAGGTCATGGAGAGCGCCCCCGGGCGTGTTATTGCGGCCGGAGATCGCCGATTTGTCAGCGTTCGCGAATTCTGCCATATGTTGATCGTGGCTTTGCCCGCCGACGCGGTGGATCTCTATCGCAGTCGCGTTGATCCGCAGGCGAAGCACTTGTTTGACGAGGCGATTGCTCGCCATGATACTGCCGCCCTCTGCCGCGTGGCCGATCAATTCTTCGCTAGTGCTTCGGGCGATGACGCCTTGCTCGCACTGGGTGACCTCGCGCTGGAGCGGGGAGAGCATGGCCAAGCCCGCGCCTGGTACGAAAAGTTGATCGAGACTCCGCCTCAAACGGTGCCGAGCGCACCGTTCGAGAAATCGATGGTTGACGGACAAATCACGGCCGAGCAGCGCGTGCAGGTCGAGTATTGGTATCCGCCCGACAGTGCCGAGCCCCCGGCAGCGTACGTGCTGCGCCGCGACGAATCGTTGGACGATACCACACGTTTGACGCTCGTCGACTTTTGGCGGGATAGAGGACTGACGGCGGGTCGCTTGGCGTATCCGCGTTCCGATCTCGATTTGGCCGGAGTTCGCGCCCGTCTGGTGTTGGTTTCAATTCTGGAAGGCTCGCTGGAGCGCGCACGCGGTGAGCTAGCAGGATTTCAGTCGATCCATGCAACTGCCACCGGGAGGCTGGGTGGCCTAGATGTGAATTATGCCGAAGCCCTGACCGCCATGTTGGCTGCGGCACCTTCTTGGCCGGCGACCGCCGTCGATAGAGAGTGGCCAACATTTGCCGGCGCGATGTCGCGTTGCAAGGTCGCTCCAGTAGCGTTCGAGCCTTACACGCCGCTGTGGGCCGAGCCGGTCGTGCTCCCCAAGGCTCCGGCGACGGATTCGTCGTATCCGTCTCCTCGTGTTGCCGAAACCAAGAATGAATTGCTGAGCTACCACCCGATCGTTGTCGGGAATCTGGTGTTGGTCGACACGCAGAACGAAGTTCGCGCGTACGACCTGCACACGGGTAAGCCCGCCTGGGGCAATGATGCGGTGATATACCGTCCGGGCGAGCCAGTTTCCGAGCGCTCGCATGGCACGCCCAGCACGCTGGGTGTGGCACGGTTCACTCTGACGGCGCAGGCCGGGCATTTATACGCACGGCTCGGAGACCCGCTCACGACGCGGCCCGAGGACAATTCGATCTACCACCAGCCGAGCTATTTGGTTGGCTTGGACCTAGGGGGCGAGGGCCGGCTGGTATGGCCGCCGATTCGTTTGGAGGACAAATGGTCCTTTGAAGGCACTCCGGTAACTGATGGGCGCCACATTTATGTGGCTGTGAGGCATGGCACGCGTCCGCAGTCGCACGTGGCCTGTTACGACGCGCGCACCGGCCATCAATTATGGCGACAGTTCGTCGCTAGCGCCGAAACTCCTGCTCGTGGCCAGTCGGGCGAGTGTACGCATAATTTACTGACACTGGTTGACGGTATGATATTCGTCAATACGAACCTGGGCGCCGTCGCTGCCCTATCGGCCGAGAACGGTCGGCCCGCCTGGATCGTGCGCTATCCGCGCGCCAAGAAGGGAGACCTGAATCAACGCGCGACGCATTTCTATCGCGATTTGACTCCCTGTCTTTACGACCGAGGGCGATTGATCGTCGCCCCTTCGGACTGCCAGAGCATCTTGGCCTACGATGCTGCGACGGGGCTATTGCTGTGGGAGACGAGCTTGGCAAAGGACGTGATTCATTTGCTAGGTGTGGCGGGCGAGGCTCTCTGGGGCAGCGGCGAAAAGCTGTGGCGCATCAACGTGTCAACTGGCAAAGTCAGTTACCCGTGGCCGGAGGGCCCGATGCCCAAGGGGTTCGGACGGGGAATCCTGGCCGGCACTAAGGTGTATTGGCCCACGCCCCAGTCGATCCACGTATTTGATCAGCGCACCGGCGAAGAGTCCGCACCAATCGAACTCGAATCGCGCGGCATTCCATCGGGCAACCTGGTCGCCGCCGGCGAGTTCCTGTTAATAGCCGGCAGCGAGCGATTGACGGCGTTAGGACCCACAAGGTCATCGGCAGCGCCGAAGGCGATGCGGGCCATCGAGGAATCTTTACCACGCAAGGACGTGCGCGCCATTTCCCAGCCGCGAAAGTCTCCCAATGTGAATTGA